The window GAGGAGGCGGTGCTTCCAGGTCGACTCTTCTTATTGGAGGAGCTGAACAATGATCAGCAGAGAGAACTGAATCTGAGTCCTCCATCGTCTCTGCAGCTACGCACCGGCGTCACCCGCGACTGGCCTGATGCTCGAGCTGTGTGGTCAGTCTCTAACTGTCTGTAACTGTCACTGTCTGTAACAGCCTGTAACTGTCTTTAACagtctgtaactgtaactgtctGTAACAGCCTGTAACTGTCTCTAACAGTCTGTAACTCCCCTTAACCTGGCTCCGGTAAATAAGCCTGAAACTGTCTCTAACAGTCTGTAACTGTACCGTCTGTAACAGCCTGTAACCACTCATAACAGTCTTTAACAGTCTGTAACTGTCTGTAAACAGTCTGTAACTGTAACTTCGTCTTGCACAGTCTGTAACCGTCTGGCTGTAACAGCCTGTGTCTGTAACTGTCTCTCAACAGCCTGTACCTGCCTGTAACTGTAACTGCTCCGTACCGTGCCTGTAACTGTGAATCCGTCTGTGGCCTGTAACTGTCTCTAACAGTCTGTAACTGCAACTGTAACTGTCTCTCTAACAGTCTGTAACTGTCTATAATAGCCTTTAAATAGTCTAAAAACTGtaactgtctgtgtctgtaactGTAACCGTCTGTAACagtctgtaactgtaactgtctGTAACAGCCTGTAACTGTCTCTAACagtctgtaactgtaactgtctGTAACTGTCTCTAACAGTCTGAAAACTGTGTCTATACCAGCCTTTAACagtctgtaactgtaactggCTCCGTGTAACAGTCTGTAACTGTAATCCGTCTTTAACAGTCTGTAACCGTCTGTAACAGCCTGTAACTGTTCAGAAAATTGCCCTAACAGTCTGTACCTGTCTGTAACTGTAACCGGTTCGTAACAGTCTGTAACTGTAATCTCGTATGTACACAGTCAGCAACAATTGTGTAACCGTCTGTAACagtctgtaactgtaactgtctGTAAATCTGTAACAGTCTGTGTAACTGTAACTGCTTGTACCCCGTAACTGTCTGTAACTGTCTCTCAACAGTCTGTACCTGTTCGTAACTGCACAGTCTGTAACTGTCTGTAACTGTatgtaactgtaactgtctCTAACAGTCTGTACCTGTCTGTAACTGTAACagtctgtaactgtaactgtctGTAACagtctgtaactgtaactgtatgtAACAGTCAGCAACAGTCTGTAActgtctgtaactgtaactgtctgtaactgtaacagtctgtaactgtaactgtttgtaactgtaactgtaactgtctGAAAACATGAGGTTGCTGGTTGGATTTCCTCTCATGACTCTCTTGTGCAGGCTGAGTAAAGATGGCCGCCTGGTGGTGTGGCTCAACATGGACGACCACGTCAGACTGGTGACCACACGTGACGACGCTGACGTCGCAGAAGCTTTTAAATGCGTCTGCATCAACCTGCAGAAGGTTTCAATCCACACAATGACTGCATTACGTGATGACATGACAGAGCATGACTGTCCCCTGGTGGCTGGCTGCAGGACATGCTATTAGCTCCACCATTTCAAGATGATCCTGATTGGTCAAGCACATGAAAGGGAGTGACCTCAAAGATTACtcagtgtggttgtttgtggtACTGCGgctttttccaacaggaaactgacgtttgtaaaccactcactctcccacaccaaacctcatagagaaaaccagtgattttaacatcacacacacaggagtgtgttcaaatgtctcattttgtcaattctgtgtttgaaattctttgttcagatttatgtcagtgacacaaagtgaccacacgaggcagcagtagaccaacagctcctgtgtccccaccagctaaaatcacacattttctctatgaggtttggtgtgggagagtgagtggtttacaaacgtcagtttcctgttcagAGACTTACGCTGACATGGATTTTACGACACAAGTCTTTTTTAAAGTGGCTAAAAACAGGTTCTCAGCAgaagggggcgctcacagcacagtcaggtTTGACTTTCTTGTTCAGGTCTTTGTCTTTATAGCCTTGTTTACGGGTTTTAGCTAATGTTCCTTCAGACGCAGTTCAAGCCTCTTCAGGCTGTGAAGGCATcacgacctttgaccttcagagGCCTGATTAcctctgtctctgcagttgGCGGTGAAGTACGGCGAGCTCAAACACCCGTTCACCTGGAAGCAGCAGCTTGGATGGGTGTCTAGCTCACCAGCCGACGTGGGGACGGGTCTGAGGGTCAGCGTCCACCTCAGACTGAAGCTCCTCCCACAACACACACGCCTGCAGGACGTTCTGAAGAGACTGCGACTCCACATGGACAGAACAGGTACAGACATGGGGACGGACACGTCCTCCTCCGTGTCCAGCccgcactcacacatacatgtctTTTCTCCCAGAATCCTCAGAGGTTTATGTCCTGAGCAACGCGGCGACCTTTGGCCCGAGCGAGGTGGAGCTGACGCAGCTGGTGGTGGACGGCGTCAAACTTCTCATCGCCATGGAGAAGAGGCTGGAGGAGGTCAGAGACATCGAGGAGCTCGTACCTGCACAGAAGTAGATCTGGACTGACCAATGAGAGGGGGGGGCGtgttaatgacatcatcatacAACAGACACTGAGACCTGtggatcattttaaatcatgttttttgatgttttcatttttatctgatGTCATGAAAAGTAAAGTTGAGTTATTTTGTTGCTGATTTTTgtctaacttcctgtctgttagCATGCTCCGCCTCCTCAACAAGTAGTGTGATCTAATGAGCAGAGAGGACCGCCCCTatgtggagttctggctcctgattggaagGAATGGAAACGTTTCTCCTttaaagtcaaagaaaaagaatgtaGATCTGAAAGTGGAGCGAGGTTCACAGTTTGAAGCATGTGAGTGGATGAGGATCCTGAGCGCCCCCTGCCGCTGGAACCCAGCATCACaggatcacgtctttatctcactgtcagacagacttgtccaacaggaaactgaagcttgtaaaacactcactctcccacaccaaagtccatagagaaaatcagtgattttagctggcggggacacaggagctgctgatcctctGCTGTAGATATCGTAGATTTATACTGACGTAGGTGTTTAGTAGCCTCCCtcttctcagcagcagggggcgctcacagcacattTAGTGCTGATCATGAATCACACTACGCCTTCAACTATAGGATTTCTGAAAGTACATTTCTATGAATTTCAGAAGCATTTCTATTTCTGTGGGAACTGACACCTGTGAGGAAAAACCTGAACAACTTTTTTCAGCCTTTACATTTGTACCTTTCACAGCTTTGTCTTAAACTCTTGACTCCGGTGGTTTCGTCCACGTGGTCTGCAAACGAAGACGTCCTgaagacaaaaaacagaaaatgttttagttttgagTCCAGTTTTAGAAAATGTTGTCACCAGTGTTTGTATCTCATGTTAAACGTGAGATGATCGTCCAATCATCAGCTGAGACCACAAACAGCCAAAAACCATTaaattcagtgtttatttattttattttatttaaaatgactctatcatcatcatcatcatcactgctacACTCGACTATTTCCTGTTGGTGGCGCCAGGTTACCAAGGTCCTGTTTAGAACCTGTGAGCTGAGGCAAACGTTTGTTTCAAGTCAGAGGCTCAGATTTACGTCGTCTTTTCCCAGGACGTGAAGGCAGCATCAGGTCAGTGACCTTTGTCCATCCTGGATTTAAGTACTTCAACATACATGAAGAGTTCAACATGTGAAGAGTTCAACatacatgaacatgaagagtTCTACATACATGAAGAGTTCAACatacatgaacatgaagagtTCAACATACATGAAGAGTTCAACATGTGAAGGGATCAACATACATGAAGAGTTCAACATGTGAAGAGTTCAACatacatgaacatgaagagtTCAACATACTCTACATGATGAGATCAACATACATGAAGAGTTCAACATACATGAAGAGATCAACATTCATGAAGAgttcaacatactgtacatgaagaGATCAACATACATGAAAAGATCAACATGTGAAGAGTTCAACATACATGAAGAGATCAACATACATGAAGAGTTCAACATGTTAAAGTTCAACATGTGAAGAGTTCAACATACATGAGAAGATCAACATACATGAAGAGATCAACATGTGAAGAGTTCATACATGAAGAGATCAACATACATGAAGAGTTCAACATGTTAAGAGTTCAACATGTCAAGAGTTCAACATGTGAAGAGTTCAACATACATGAAAGAGTTCAACATGCATGAAGAGATCAACATGTGAAAAGATACATGAAGAGTTCAACATACATGAAGAGATCAACATTTGAAGAGTTCAACATACATGAAGAGATCAACATGTGAAGCGTTCAACATTTGAAGAGTTCAACATTTGAAGAGTTCAACATACATGAAGAAATCAACATGTGAAAAGTTCAACATACATGAAGAGATCAACATGTGATGAGTTCAACATACATGAAGAAATCAACATGTGAAGAGTTCAACATACATGAAGAAATCAACATGTGAAGAGTTCAACATACATGAAGAGATCAACATGTGATGAGTTCAACATACATGAACAGTTAAACACGTGAAAAGTTTAAGTGTGCAGAGTGGATCCTCCGTTCAAAcgcaaacaaaaatataaaaattaaaaaacctgaaaaaaccCAAATAAATCTTCTGTTCCAATTTCCTCAGAGGTTTAAACTCGGGATAACGTTTTAATAACGCCTTCAAACTCACTGTAGAATTTGTTTAATGTTAGCATTATAGCTAGGTCTGCTAACTAGCATGCTAATCTTGTAATGACACGAGCAGTGAAGGCGGACCCGAGTTGATATCATTTCCATAGAACTTTAATGTTAGCATTACAGCTACTCCTAACTAGCATGCTAATCTTGTGGTGTTCACAGACATCAGCTGACAGAGCTGCGATTTCACACAAAATCACATCAAAACTACAATTTCAGTGTTCGCAGCGGCCATTTCATAATTGAGAATTCAGGAAACTAATTCAGAAGTTTAGAACTTGAAAGTACAACTACAGGGGGCGCTCCAACGGAAATGTtaggacaaaaacacaagagaagcACTCACTGATCAGCTGACGTCCACCTTGTTGTTTTAGTTTCCACAGGACATCTGAAGTCAAGTGATTCAgtggctaatgttagcattaatGCTAGGTTTAATCAAGTCCATTTGATAAACACATGAGTACAAAACAGCATTCACTgacaccagcagggggcagtacTGAGTGTATGAAGTGATGTGCAATAACACTGTTGATGTTCAGAGCAGCTGTCGACTAGGTATTACAACCTCGGGGCGCTACAGTCTAAACTTCCTGCCCTAAAACCAGTTTGAGCCAGTTCTGACTGAGGAAACTGGAAGATTGACAGCAGAGTGATCCTTTAAGTTTAACCAGGTGTGAATGAAAACAGGATTTAATAGATTTAGTATCAGGTTTCAgcataaacaacaacagaaaatgaagcTTTGATCtgactgaataaaaaaagaataaaaaaagtaaacataaacaaaacaacgtAAACAACtcgtaaaaaaataaaaaataaaatattctgaTGTGTCTGAACAAGGACAAGGTTTTCTGAACCAACAGGAAGTCGATTTCATTTCTGCTCAAATTTTATTGCAAAGGTTTTCCCttcagccaccagggggagtaAGAGTTCGTGCTTCTTCAGGAGGGGTTTGGTTTCGCTGGCGTCAACATTTAGtgacattaacattaaatattaactgTGTGGAGTATAAGAAGAGTCTGTGGTGCGTTCACACCGAACCCAAAACAAACCTTTTCACGCATCACGCTAATTCAGCCAAGACGTGAAATTCAATCAGTCGCAAAAGTCAATCTGCACTGAGATTCTTCTG is drawn from Solea senegalensis isolate Sse05_10M unplaced genomic scaffold, IFAPA_SoseM_1 scf7180000015508, whole genome shotgun sequence and contains these coding sequences:
- the zgc:172076 gene encoding zgc:172076, whose amino-acid sequence is MWKVKPPVFFPLETKYRAILESLVPPDPMDQFHLNRGSVEAEFPDLCRNFTRMGQILTLDFYRRQFYRCTQSGVVFDDIIRPGLEEPGEWAGPVSVGCVAGDAQSYVLFCDFFDRVIEAHHKHKVTRSTPESDFNYDNLKGGDDLDRSYAVRCEVSVVRGVDDFCFPTHCCRGERRQLLTLARRVFQWFEEAVLPGRLFLLEELNNDQQRELNLSPPSSLQLRTGVTRDWPDARAVWLSKDGRLVVWLNMDDHVRLVTTRDDADVAEAFKCVCINLQKLAVKYGELKHPFTWKQQLGWVSSSPADVGTGLRVSVHLRLKLLPQHTRLQDVLKRLRLHMDRTESSEVYVLSNAATFGPSEVELTQLVVDGVKLLIAMEKRLEEVRDIEELVPAQK